A single region of the Drosophila miranda strain MSH22 chromosome 2, D.miranda_PacBio2.1, whole genome shotgun sequence genome encodes:
- the LOC108156025 gene encoding serine/arginine-rich splicing factor 1B, with protein sequence MGSRNECRIYVGNLPPDIRTKDIQDLFHKFGKVTFVDLKNRRGPPFAFVEFEDARDADDAVKARDGYDYDGYRLRVEFPRGGGPGSYRGNRNDRNNGRDGGRMGGRGPPAKRSQYRVMVTGLPPSGSWQDLKDHMREAGDVCFADTYKDGSGVVEFLRHEDMKYAIKKLDDSRFRSHEGEVAYIRVREDSGENDRSGGSGGGGGGAGGGGGGVGGGSSGGGGRDYRDRSRSRSFSSRPRRRGTPTYSPVRRQSYSRSRSRSNY encoded by the exons ATGGGTTCCCGCAACGAGTGCCGAATATACGTTGGAAATCTGCCACCAGATATCCGCACCAAGGACATCCAGGATCTTTTTCACAAATTCGGCAAAGTTACATTTGTGGACTTGAAAAATCGGCGTGGTCCGCCATTTGCTTTTGTCGAATTCGAAGATGCGCG cgaTGCTGACGACGCGGTAAAAGCCCGCGACGGCTATGACTACGATGGCTATCGCCTGCGCGTCGAGTTCCCGAGGGGCGGCGGACCCGGCAGCTACCGTGGAAATCGCAACGACCGCAACAATGGGCGTGATGGTGGTCGCATGGGCGGACGTGGTCCTCCGGCCAAACGGTCTCAATACCGTGTTATGGTAACCGGGCTGCCGCCCTCTGGCTCCTGGCAGGATCTCAAGGATCACATGCGCGAGGCTGGCGACGTCTGCTTTGCCGACACCTACAAAGACGGCTCTGGCGTGGTTGAATTCCTGCGTCACGAGGACATGAAGTACGCCATAAAGAAATTGGACGACTCGCGTTTCCGTTCGCATGAG GGTGAGGTTGCCTACATTCGGGTGCGCGAGGATAGCGGCGAAAACGACCGCAGTGGCGggagtggaggaggaggaggcggtgctggtggtggcggcggtggAGTAGGTGGTGGCAGCAGCGGAGGCGGTGGCCGTGACTACCGTGACAG GTCTCGTTCGCGCTCATTCTCATCGAGACCGCGTCGACGCGGCACTCCGACATACTCTCCGGTGCGCCGTCAATCCTATTCCAGGTCTCGCTCACGCTCTAATTATTAA
- the LOC108156026 gene encoding transcription factor Sp4 has protein sequence MANSNSNVRCINYYDLCRICTDSSDQNTNVFSAEGRAKNLSSKIYECLSLQIDEKDRLPKVVCGQCVQQVEQIHSLRHTCKKSQTMLNDCLNIPPIQSHNDKLYIKDDIDDTGESLSVVGSSSVQSTPASSSSSQSNNLLSSIIQAVGMQPQQQFTITVDNTLQQAPPPPVQPKSEKQSVLEEFIRLKPEIKITPLGKKDPSSVPVSAVPRKPQQQSGTPTLQPPPLQPQTMRNTATTPQMQLQPMLSEQSIWQQIQQLQLQQQIQQLTSLLAANTQFSASEDGSSPSENKTPKLNFVQSAPAGPQFTTSLPQFAGAQPQLQLQLMPVGGAGTAAAGQTQLNATALLSSLSSPQTGTSAGAGNILSPNKCFLPITIRDENSDQQIVAHIDTKNLVLPTTYQVQMKLQPQLATADGQPIMELTSTSIPATLQLTPQTLGNANNYQGATPAVPSTGQFQNIFISPQPPQQQSQQTFQQPKHPQLSSHTATVTSQQIIRSPTSNATTPQLLIRNVPAVSTMAKNIKDEPTFTIPSPRQRQMHPQQQHLQQQAVNPKKNTSQTSSSVSQQQSPVRSAELKRVMAQVKQLPPVDPSPTTTASNTAALQRLSSNTTITKVAKPQTVPARSNMPLLNKQNITISRIPAQTVNQTNLPKPSIPAPAPAPSLATAIHKPTLDPSPMHPPIAVQHKKIMMERQEKQAPISKIQRPPQPICPAPGKSPDAPPPGLTCPKCNREFKKREHLVQHIKLHAGLRPYKCTEEQCDKAFSRKEHLSRHLISHSGKKLFICEACKKPFSRKDNLSKHMRIHTHPPNETLYCCDVCNKNFATKLHYEKHREMHKKPRTAPVSTVTSSTTVRSNGQASSKDLTFEIKQQTSQQQKQTPAQPHQTQIMHVVTTQDHAGNTITITQAPDSNMPSSLNYVQLGFPNFPSSTANHLVCKK, from the exons ATGGCCAACTCGAATAGCAATGTGCGGTGTATCAACTACTACGACCTGTGTCGCATCTGTACAGACAGTAGTGACCAGAACACCAACGTATTCTCGGCCGAGGGACGCGCCAAGAATCTGAGCTCAAAGATATACGAATGCCTGTCCTTGCAG ATTGACGAAAAGGATCGGCTGCCCAAGGTGGTTTGCGGCCAGTGCGTGCAGCAAGTGGAGCAGATTCATTCCCTGCGCCACACTTGCAAGAAGTCCCAGACGATGCTCAACGACTGCCTGAACATTCCCCCGATCCAGAGCCACAACGACAAGCTCTACATCAAAGATGACATCGACGACACAGGCGAGAGTCTCAGCGTGGTGGGCAGCAGCTCAGTACAGTCCACTCCAgccagtagcagcagcagtcaaTCCAATAATCTGCTCAGCAGTATTATCCAGGCGGTGGGCATGCAACCCCAGCAGCAATTTACCATCACGGTGGACAACACTCTGCAACAGGCGCCTCCGCCTCCGGTCCAGCCCAAGTCGGAGAAGCAATC TGTCTTGGAGGAGTTTATACGTCTTAAGCCAGAGATCAAAATAACTCCCTTGGGCAAGAAGGACCCCAGTAGTGTTCCCGTTTCCGCAGTCCCTAGAAAGCCACAACAGCAGTCGGGGACGCCGACTTTACAGCCGCCGCCTCTGCAGCCACAAACAATGAGAAATACAGCCACCACTCCACAGATGCAATTACAGCCAATGCTAAGCGAGCAGTCCATCTGGCAGCAGATACAACAACTCCAGCTGCAGCAACAGATCCAACAGCTTACCAGTCTATTGGCGGCCAACACTCAGTTCTCGGCATCAGAGGACGGCTCCAGTCCGAGCGAAAACAAGACACCAAAGCTCAATTTTGTGCAATCCGCGCCAGCTGGACCCCAATTTACCACATCGCTCCCTCAGTTTGCTGGAGCCCAGCCCCAGTTGCAGCTGCAGTTAATGCCCGTTGGGGGAGCAGGTACAGCAGCTGCGGGGCAAACGCAGTTGAATGCCACAGCTCTGCTCTCCAGCCTGTCTAGCCCGCAGACGGGCACGAGTGCAGGGGCAGGAAATATTCTGTCGCCCAACAAATGTTTCCTGCCCATAACCATTCGCGACGAGAACTCCGATCAACAGATAGTGGCGCACATTGATACCAAAAATCTGGTGCTGCCCACCACTTACCAGGTGCAGATGAAACTGCAGCCACAGCTGGCCACCGCCGATGGTCAGCCAATCATGGAGTTGACGTCCACGTCCATTCCAGCCACACTACAGCTGACGCCGCAGACCTTGGGCAATGCAAACAATTACCAGGGCGCCACCCCAGCAGTCCCGTCTACAGGACAATTTCAGAACATTTTCATTTCGCCCCAGCCTCCACAACAACAATCGCAGCAGACGTTTCAGCAGCCGAAACATCCGCAACTTTCATCACACACAGCGACAGTGACATCTCAGCAGATCATCAGATCGCCTACGTCGAATGCTACAACTCCGCAGCTGCTGATAAGAAATGTCCCCGCCGTATCGACCATGGCCAAGAACATCAAAGATGAGCCGACCTTTACGATTCCCTCGCCCAGACAAAGGCAAATGCacccgcagcagcagcacctaCAGCAACAAGCAGTAAACCCCAAAAAGAATACTTCGCAAACGTCATCGTCTGTATCCCAGCAACAATCGCCTGTTCGCAGTGCAGAGCTTAAGCGCGTGATGGCCCAGGTGAAACAACTGCCGCCTGTGGATCCCTCGCCAACAACCACAGCGTCCAATACGGCTGCCTTGCAGCGACTTTCCTCGAATACCACCATCACGAAGGTGGCCAAGCCGCAGACAGTGCCGGCTCGCTCGAATATGCCGCTTCTAAACAAACAGAACATAACAATCAGTCGAATCCCCGCGCAAACTGTAAACCAAACGAACCTCCCCAAACCATCTAttccagctcctgctccagctccatcTCTGGCCACTGCAATACATAAACCGACTCTTGACCCTTCTCCAATGCACCCTCCAATAGCAGTGCAACACAAGAAAATAATGATGGAGAGACAAGAGAAGCAAGCGCCGATATCAAAAATTCAACGCCCGCCGCAGCCCATCTGCCCAGCGCCTGGTAAGTCTCCGGATGCGCCTCCTCCCGGTCTGACCTGCCCCAAGTGCAATCGCGAGTTCAAGAAGAGGGAGCATCTCGTCCAGCATATAAAGCTGCACGCAGGCCTGCGTCCCTACAAATGCACGGAGGAGCAGTGCGACAAAGCCTTCAGTCGCAAGGAGCACTTGTCGCGGCATCTGATCTCCCATTCGGGCAAGAAGCTCTTTATATGCGAGGCTTGTAAAAAGCCCTTCTCCCGAAAGGACAATTTGAGCAAGCATATGAG AATCCACACACATCCTCCGAACGAGACCCTGTACTGCTGCGATGTTTGCAATAAGAACTTTGCCACCAAGCTGCACTACGAGAAGCATCGGGAAATGCACAAGAAGCCACGGACAGCTCCTGTTTCTACTGTTACTTCCTCCACGACAGTTCGAAGCAATGGCCAAGCTTCGTCAAAG GATCTTACATTTGAAATCAAACAGCAAACTTcgcagcagcaaaagcaaactCCGGCTCAACCGCATCAGACTCAAATTATGCATGTGGTCACCACCCAGGATCACGCTGGGAATACCATAACTATTACCCAGGCCCCCGACTCAAATATGCCCTCATCTCTGAACTATGTTCAGCTGGGCTTCCCCAACTTTCCCAGCTCGACCGCTAACCATTTAGTTTGTAAAAAGTAG
- the LOC108156463 gene encoding facilitated trehalose transporter Tret1-like has protein sequence MTTIYATTAPDFKTDGIYAPSAPCGNTGCAPQTQQTVTVTVTQTRFMRNTNRRSLLSSAIFWFLVYGGMDLAQSVGWNQPVSVILVSPEYQYSWFIGVIIGACVSALTMTFIPKIAYYLLGGLMQLTGAIIFTSAPYEYTAILAARYVGGVGIGLITVPFLLHIGEISTQTRGVDSAMEQVALAMGVCIQVTYDTEWSSSLDISANLLHGILGIIFSVFGLLFALVSVESPVFYIRRDQEEKARQCQQMLVAGNVPKTVNALFEEARLYVVESESRSLGEELSASVMPFCKLFFFRCFVAFTLALPLTWSIVGSTAISEGSIFAWPLYVWSALRLISTLFTICALDTLGRKGVSLVGLLCMAGLMLGMAGIYATPANSYSWYYMGQVCNLGLAFQAFAGLFICSSSPYLGEAFPMRVKPFFVGLIVACEQVVHVIVIVAFKPTTDYLFQYFLIVGIIMLLGVIFFAIVMPETKKLTLRKAGERFQRVHNVSPY, from the exons ATGACGACCATATATGCAACAACGGCTCCCGACTTCAAGACGGACGGCATCTATGCACCATCCgccccatgcggcaacacaggATGTGCGCCCCAAACCCAACAAACggtgactgtgactgtgacacAAACGCGATTCATGCGGAATACCAATCGGAGATCGCTCCTGTCTTCAGCAA TTTTCTGGTTTCTGGTATACGGAGGCATGGACTTGGCCCAAAGTGTCGGCTGGAATCAGCCCGTTAGCGTTATTCTCGTATCGCCCGAATACCAATACAGCTGGTTTATCGGTGTCATCATTGGAGCCTGTGTGTCTGCTCTGACAATGACGTTCATCCCAAAGATCGCCTATTAT CTCCTGGGTGGCCTTATGCAGCTGACGGGTGCCATTATCTTCACGAGTGCCCCATACGAGTACACAGCCATTCTGGCCGCCCGCTATGTGGGCGGAGTGGGCATTGGCCTGATCACAGTGCCCTTCCTCCTCCACATCGGCGAGATATCCACCCAGACACGCGGCGTTGACTCAGCGATGGAGCAGGTCGCCCTGGCCATGGGCGTTTGCATCCAAGTCACTTACGACACAGAATGGTCGAGCTCATTGGATATATCCGCGAACCTGCTCCACGGCATTTTAGGGATTATATTCTCGGTGTTTGGCTTGTTGTTTGCCCTGGTGTCCGTGGAGTCGCCCGTCTTTTATATACGCCGGGATCAGGAGGAAAAGGCGCGCCAGTGCCAGCAAATGCTTGTGGCCGGCAACGTTCCGAAGACCGTCAACGCGCTGTTCGAGGAGGCCAGGCTCTATGTGGTGGAGAGCGAGAGCAGGAGCCTCGGCGAGGAGCTGTCCGCTTCCGTGATGCCCTTCTGCAAGCTCTTCTTTTTCCGCTGCTTCGTGGCGTTCACCCTCGCCCTGCCCCTGACATGGTCCATCGTGGGAAGCACTGCGATCTCTGAGGGGTCCATCTTCGCCTGGCCCCTCTATGTCTGGAGCGCGCTACGTCTCATCAGCACCCTTTTCACCATCTGCGCCCTGGACACGCTGGGACGCAAGGGCGTCTCGCTGGTGGGTCTGCTCTGCATGGCCGGCCTGATGCTGGGCATGGCAGGGATATATGCTACACCGGCCAACAGCTACAGCTGGTACTACATGGGGCAGGTGTGCAACCTGGGACTGGCCTTCCAGGCCTTCGCCGGACTCTTCATCTGCAGCTCCAGCCCCTATCTGGGCGAGGCGTTTCCCATGAGGGTCAAGCCCTTCTTCGTTGGCCTGATCGTTGCCTGCGAGCAGGTGGTCCACGTCATCGTGATAGTCGCCTTCAAGCCCACAACGGACTACCTCTTCCAGTACTTCCTGATCGTGGGCATTATCATGCTGCTGGGCGTGATATTCTTCGCCATCGTCATGCCGGAGACCAAGAAACTGACGCTGCGGAAGGCTGGCGAGCGGTTCCAGCGAGTGCATAATGTAAGCCCCTACTAG
- the LOC108156462 gene encoding probable plastidic glucose transporter 2, protein MSTTTYVTSVPVSVQQTHYVSGQQPQTTYITTGRAPPPPPPNVVNVVVVNQGGRWSKTATKTGTAATFAFVYAGLDMAQGLGWNLNANVPTTTEFQYSWFIGFIIGALVSAVAVSFLPKKIFYGLGSIMNLIDAIIFVSAPYEYESILAARYVGGVGIGLITVPFIIHSAEISTSNSRGTCSALEQYGLSLGIAIQVIYDSQWASDLGMAVNRVHGIFGIVFSAFAIGSVAMAIESPIFYIRQNQEDRARASIRRLMDSWWTVERGNQAYEEAKLYVVEGTSQNVGEQIAESMMPFIKMLFFRGFVAFTISLPLSWSIETSTYVFENTFYAWPSIVFGALRLLGSLITMAVLDTVGRKFVSLLALMCMAALMLGMAGIYGDYSNILSPYYMRQVANLGVGFQLFAGIYVCSSSAYLGEAFPLRVKPFLIGLIVCVEQVIHIVVIATFASITSEYFYKYFVVVGILLVVGLVAFAILMPETRGTTLRKAGERFRRVHDVMAY, encoded by the exons ATGTCGACCACGACGTATGTGACCTCGGTGCCGGTGTCTGTCCAGCAGACCCACTACGTCTCAGGACAACAACCGCAGACCACGTACATCACCACAGGACGGGctccaccgccaccgccacccaATGTGGTCAATGTGGTGGTCGTCAATCAGGGGGGTCGCTGGAGTAAGACGGCAACGAAAACTGGAACAGCAG CCACCTTTGCCTTTGTTTATGCCGGTTTGGACATGGCCCAAGGCCTTGGCTGGAATCTGAACGCGAATGTTCCCACCACCACGGAGTTCCAGTACAGTTGGTTCATCGGATTCATCATCGGAGCTCTTGTTTCCGCTGTGGCGGTGTCCTTTCTCCCAAAAAAGATCTTCTAT GGTCTGGGCAGTATTATGAACCTGATCGATGCCATTATCTTTGTGAGTGCTCCGTATGAGTACGAGTCCATTCTGGCCGCCCGCTACGTGGGGGGCGTGGGCATCGGCCTGATCACGGTACCCTTCATCATCCACAGTGCGGAAATCTCCACCAGCAATAGTCGCGGCACCTGCTCCGCCTTGGAGCAGTACGGCCTCAGCCTGGGCATCGCCATTCAGGTGATCTACGACTCGCAGTGGGCGAGCGACCTAGGAATGGCGGTGAATCGGGTGCACGGCATCTTCGGCATTGTCTTCTCCGCCTTTGCCATCGGCAGTGTGGCCATGGCGATCGAGTCGCCCATCTTCTACATCCGTCAGAACCAGGAGGACAGGGCCCGGGCCAGTATCCGGCGACTGATGGACAGCTGGTGGACCGTCGAGAGGGGCAATCAGGCGTACGAGGAGGCCAAGCTGTATGTGGTGGAGGGCACCAGCCAGAACGTGGGCGAGCAGATCGCCGAATCCATGATGCCCTTCATCAAGATGCTCTTCTTCCGGGGCTTTGTGGCCTTCACCATCTCGCTGCCGCTCTCCTGGTCGATAGAGACGAGCACCTACGTGTTCGAGAACACCTTCTACGCCTGGCCGAGCATCGTGTTCGGCGCGCTCCGCCTGCTGGGATCCCTCATCACGATGGCCGTTCTGGACACAGTCGGACGCAAGTTCGTCTCGCTGCTGGCACTCATGTGCATGGCTGCACTAATGCTGGGCATGGCCGGGATCTACGGCGACTACTCGAACATCCTGAGCCCCTACTACATGCGGCAGGTGGCCAATCTGGGCGTGGGCTTCCAGTTGTTCGCGGGCATCTATGTCTGCAGCTCGTCGGCCTATCTGGGGGAGGCGTTTCCGCTGCGCGTGAAGCCCTTCCTGATTGGCCTGATCGTGTGCGTCGAGCAGGTGATCCACATCGTTGTGATTGCCACCTTCGCCTCCATCACGTCCGAGTACTTCTACAAGTATTTCGTGGTCGTGGGTATTCTCCTGGTCGTGGGATTGGTGGCCTTTGCCATCCTCATGCCGGAGACGCGGGGCACGACGCTGCGGAAGGCGGGCGAGCGCTTCCGACGAGTGCACGATGTCATGGCCTACTAG